The proteins below are encoded in one region of Halalkalicoccus jeotgali B3:
- a CDS encoding rhomboid family intramembrane serine protease gives MSGRRGSPTVETLLVMGVVFALQTAVSVVGLMAFFFVLAPPVDVRPWTLVTSVYAHGGVGHLLANALALLVFGLLVERRTTRVRFHAFFLTTGVLAGIAQITIGSLAGPPQGVLGASGAIFALMGYVLAGNAVSTTLLDRVRLSGRMQFALFVVLAALVTIATGAPGVALIAHFTGLVLGLLAGRAGVLDVR, from the coding sequence ATGAGCGGTCGCCGCGGCAGTCCGACGGTCGAGACGCTGTTGGTCATGGGGGTCGTTTTCGCCCTCCAGACGGCGGTGAGTGTCGTCGGTCTGATGGCGTTTTTCTTCGTGCTCGCACCGCCCGTCGACGTTCGCCCGTGGACGCTGGTGACGAGCGTCTACGCCCACGGTGGCGTGGGTCACCTGCTCGCGAACGCGCTTGCCTTGCTCGTCTTCGGGCTGTTGGTCGAGCGCCGGACCACCCGGGTTCGCTTTCACGCCTTTTTCCTTACTACCGGCGTCCTCGCGGGCATCGCCCAGATCACGATCGGGAGTCTTGCGGGGCCACCACAGGGTGTCCTCGGGGCAAGCGGCGCGATCTTCGCGCTGATGGGGTACGTATTGGCGGGCAACGCCGTCTCGACGACGCTGCTGGATCGGGTCCGGCTGAGCGGGCGGATGCAGTTCGCGCTGTTCGTCGTCCTCGCCGCGCTCGTGACGATCGCAACGGGCGCGCCGGGGGTCGCGCTGATCGCTCACTTTACGGGACTGGTGCTGGGATTGCTCGCCGGACGGGCGGGAGTTCTCGACGTGCGCTGA
- a CDS encoding SDR family NAD(P)-dependent oxidoreductase, translating into MIEPDLDGHTVLVTGSATGLGRSLALACAKRGADVAVHYRTSGDDAREVAQRARETGVEATSVRGDVTDPGAVDELFDGVEAALGTVDVLVNNVGAFAPIHWEEMAFETWQTVMETNVTGTYLCSKRALPAMREAGWGRIVNVGYASSERGLINPKNAPYFMAKSGVLMFTRMLAADTSEEGITVNAVSPYVIENSDEFPADLPRDRPASFEDVIQAVFTFLEADSDYISGANVEVSGGWLPEDV; encoded by the coding sequence ATGATCGAACCCGATCTCGACGGGCACACCGTTCTGGTCACCGGCAGCGCGACGGGGCTCGGACGGTCGCTCGCGCTCGCCTGTGCAAAGCGGGGCGCGGACGTCGCCGTCCACTACCGCACTAGCGGTGACGACGCTCGCGAGGTCGCACAGCGTGCACGCGAGACGGGCGTCGAGGCGACGTCCGTCAGGGGCGACGTGACCGACCCCGGGGCTGTCGACGAGCTCTTCGATGGGGTCGAAGCGGCGCTCGGGACCGTCGACGTGCTCGTCAACAACGTCGGCGCGTTCGCGCCCATCCACTGGGAGGAGATGGCCTTCGAGACGTGGCAAACGGTCATGGAGACCAACGTCACTGGGACGTACCTCTGCTCGAAGCGCGCACTCCCGGCGATGCGCGAGGCGGGCTGGGGGCGGATCGTCAACGTCGGCTACGCCTCGAGCGAGCGGGGGCTGATCAACCCGAAGAACGCGCCCTACTTCATGGCGAAGTCGGGCGTGCTGATGTTCACCCGAATGCTCGCCGCCGACACCAGCGAGGAGGGGATCACGGTCAACGCCGTTTCCCCCTACGTTATTGAGAACTCCGACGAGTTCCCCGCCGACCTCCCGCGGGACCGCCCGGCGAGTTTCGAGGACGTGATCCAGGCTGTCTTCACGTTCCTCGAGGCCGACAGCGACTACATCAGCGGCGCGAACGTCGAGGTCTCGGGTGGGTGGCTCCCCGAGGACGTCTGA
- the rpsJ gene encoding 30S ribosomal protein S10, which yields MQQARVRLAGTSPNDLDSICDDVREIADKTGVSVSGPIPLPTKTLEIPARKSPDGEGTATWEHWEMRVHKRLIDLDADERALRQLMRIQVPNDVSIEIVLED from the coding sequence ATGCAACAGGCACGCGTCAGACTCGCCGGCACGAGTCCGAACGACCTCGACAGCATCTGCGACGACGTTCGCGAGATCGCCGATAAGACCGGCGTCTCGGTGTCGGGTCCGATCCCGCTCCCGACGAAAACGCTCGAGATTCCCGCACGGAAATCGCCCGACGGTGAAGGCACTGCGACGTGGGAGCACTGGGAGATGCGTGTCCACAAGCGCCTGATCGACCTCGACGCCGACGAGCGCGCGCTCAGACAGCTCATGCGCATTCAGGTTCCCAACGACGTCAGTATCGAGATCGTTCTCGAAGACTGA
- a CDS encoding DUF6602 domain-containing protein, whose protein sequence is MRKSDSSWLSRRVGESLRHEWKEYRDLYANSKGEAYEESLVEFLRSYFGGSYDINNRVATIDPELKSFEVFDFRRGDDELDIVGTFTQSQPRVIFETGARSKLQWVPYEGVAFVCEVKSKLTKPALKGDLEKLRKVRKLDSTINDRFGTTITGEFTIDDPLKCIVYDDCSISEQALKRSLQGNVTNWHLIWVVESDLLIVNESLPIFHQLMEWSSFPHLAPNATTVDNGIFWFLIILSTSIPTPLSISTIDSIMPLLSDTKISSSPTTSIEE, encoded by the coding sequence ATGAGAAAAAGTGATAGTAGTTGGTTATCGAGGAGAGTAGGCGAGAGCCTTCGGCATGAATGGAAGGAATATCGGGATCTGTACGCCAACAGCAAAGGAGAAGCGTATGAAGAAAGTTTGGTAGAGTTTCTGAGATCGTATTTTGGAGGGTCGTATGATATTAATAACCGAGTGGCTACAATCGATCCTGAGTTGAAATCGTTTGAAGTATTCGATTTTAGACGGGGTGATGACGAACTCGATATCGTAGGTACCTTTACTCAATCCCAACCTAGAGTTATTTTCGAAACAGGAGCACGATCGAAGCTTCAGTGGGTGCCTTACGAGGGAGTAGCCTTTGTTTGCGAAGTTAAGAGCAAACTCACCAAGCCAGCACTAAAAGGCGACCTTGAGAAGCTACGCAAGGTCAGAAAGCTCGATAGCACTATAAATGACCGCTTCGGGACAACGATCACTGGTGAATTCACAATTGATGATCCGCTAAAATGTATAGTTTATGATGATTGCTCAATATCGGAACAAGCGCTGAAAAGATCCTTGCAAGGTAATGTTACTAACTGGCATCTCATCTGGGTAGTTGAGTCAGATCTGCTAATTGTAAACGAGTCGCTTCCAATTTTCCATCAGCTAATGGAATGGTCATCATTTCCTCACTTAGCACCAAATGCAACAACAGTTGACAACGGTATCTTCTGGTTTCTGATTATATTGTCTACATCCATACCGACACCATTGTCGATATCAACAATCGACTCAATCATGCCATTGCTCAGTGATACAAAGATATCCTCATCACCGACTACCTCAATAGAGGAATAG
- a CDS encoding ROK family protein: MAHYAGVDLGATNIRAAVADGEAEILAVARRETPQGPTGIDVTEAVLRALRAACEEATVEPHSIAAAGIGSFGPFDLAAGTIENPANLPDTVETIPLTGPVEKLIDSEKVYLHNDTIAGVIGERFHSDRNPDDMVYLTISSGIGAGVCVDGNVLSGWDGNAGEVGHMTIDPEGLRTCGCGHDGHWEAYCSGNNIPKYARLLYRDAQGMDTTLPIADPDFSAVDVFEYAAEDDFARYVVEQVGHWNAMGVANIVHAYAPLVVYVGGAVAINNPELTLDPIREKLEEMVFVNIPQIELTTLGDDVVLHGAIASAMTGGTGDRARMRS, encoded by the coding sequence ATGGCACACTACGCCGGCGTGGATCTCGGGGCGACGAACATCCGGGCGGCGGTCGCCGACGGCGAGGCCGAAATCCTCGCGGTCGCCCGCCGGGAGACCCCACAGGGGCCGACCGGGATCGACGTCACCGAGGCCGTCCTGCGCGCGCTCCGGGCGGCCTGCGAGGAGGCGACCGTCGAACCGCACTCGATAGCGGCCGCCGGAATCGGCAGTTTCGGCCCGTTCGACCTCGCGGCTGGCACGATCGAGAACCCCGCGAACCTCCCCGACACCGTCGAGACGATCCCGCTTACCGGTCCCGTCGAGAAACTCATCGACTCCGAGAAAGTCTACCTACACAACGATACCATCGCCGGCGTCATCGGCGAGCGCTTTCACTCCGATCGGAACCCCGACGACATGGTCTATCTCACCATCTCCTCGGGGATCGGCGCCGGGGTCTGTGTCGACGGCAACGTCCTCTCCGGTTGGGACGGCAACGCCGGCGAGGTCGGCCACATGACCATCGATCCCGAGGGGCTCAGAACCTGTGGCTGTGGTCACGACGGCCACTGGGAGGCCTACTGTTCGGGCAACAACATCCCGAAGTACGCCCGCCTGCTCTATCGGGATGCACAGGGCATGGACACCACGCTTCCGATCGCCGACCCCGACTTCTCCGCGGTCGACGTCTTCGAGTACGCCGCCGAGGACGACTTCGCCCGGTACGTGGTCGAGCAAGTCGGCCACTGGAACGCGATGGGCGTCGCGAACATCGTTCACGCGTACGCGCCGCTGGTGGTCTACGTCGGGGGTGCGGTCGCGATCAACAACCCCGAGCTCACCCTCGATCCCATCCGCGAGAAGCTCGAAGAGATGGTGTTCGTCAACATCCCGCAGATCGAGCTGACGACGCTGGGCGACGACGTGGTGCTTCACGGTGCGATCGCGAGCGCGATGACCGGTGGAACGGGCGACCGGGCCCGAATGCGAAGTTGA
- a CDS encoding DUF7522 family protein has translation MEEDSEIDPGLADELVSVCRTVVGDELRSITHFTEDTVGQVYLRSDLERTADLVGFAEHERMGFRSQSAYRNTQLGDYEATIRMFEQGFLTRVIQGGHGVWVTTDSMDINRFEELSAALKSVLGDADA, from the coding sequence ATGGAAGAGGACAGCGAGATCGATCCGGGCCTCGCGGACGAACTGGTGAGCGTCTGTCGAACCGTCGTCGGCGACGAACTGCGTAGTATCACCCACTTCACCGAGGACACCGTCGGGCAGGTGTATCTGCGAAGCGACCTAGAACGGACCGCGGACCTCGTTGGCTTTGCCGAGCACGAGCGCATGGGGTTTCGCTCCCAGTCGGCCTATCGGAACACCCAACTGGGGGATTACGAGGCGACGATTCGGATGTTCGAGCAGGGCTTTCTCACGCGGGTCATCCAGGGCGGCCACGGCGTCTGGGTGACCACCGACTCGATGGATATCAACCGCTTCGAGGAGCTCTCGGCCGCGCTGAAGTCGGTACTGGGTGACGCCGACGCATAG
- a CDS encoding RNA-binding protein has translation MEISSRHHLRNDEVRDLETVLESALGVSFEGDTYELVELADSPYDLVLVDGDPDAFYYEDEPFLTVRGANAHEPERGVVTVDAGAISFVSDGADVMRPGIVDADEGIEAGDLVAIAEESHGKVLAIGRATTDGGDMIGDSGKVIESIHHVGDDLYTFSV, from the coding sequence ATGGAGATCTCATCCCGTCACCACCTGCGCAACGACGAGGTGCGCGACCTCGAAACCGTCCTCGAGAGCGCACTCGGCGTCTCGTTCGAGGGAGACACCTACGAACTCGTCGAACTGGCCGACAGCCCGTACGATCTCGTCCTCGTCGACGGCGACCCCGACGCCTTCTACTACGAGGACGAGCCGTTTCTCACCGTTCGGGGGGCCAACGCCCACGAGCCCGAGCGCGGGGTCGTCACCGTCGACGCCGGGGCGATATCGTTCGTCTCGGACGGTGCGGACGTGATGCGTCCGGGGATCGTCGACGCGGACGAAGGGATCGAGGCGGGCGATCTGGTCGCGATCGCCGAGGAGTCCCACGGGAAGGTGCTCGCGATCGGCCGGGCGACGACCGACGGCGGGGACATGATCGGCGACTCGGGGAAGGTGATCGAGTCGATCCACCACGTCGGGGACGACCTCTATACGTTCAGCGTCTGA
- a CDS encoding cell division protein SepF, producing MGFMDKLLGEQGTQRRGRGRSVEDYVEVDVGDIAAAPDEAGTQVHIAEIDGQRDLIAIKDAIYDGDIVVADIVRLRTSDSTVEHIIDELRQVAHEVDGDIVQKGDDQIIVTPTSVSINRTKLGR from the coding sequence ATGGGGTTTATGGACAAGCTCCTCGGCGAACAGGGCACCCAACGCCGGGGCCGAGGGCGAAGCGTCGAGGACTACGTCGAGGTCGATGTCGGCGATATCGCGGCGGCCCCCGACGAGGCGGGGACGCAGGTACACATCGCGGAGATCGACGGCCAGCGCGACCTGATCGCGATCAAGGACGCCATCTACGACGGCGACATCGTCGTCGCGGACATCGTCCGACTGCGAACGAGCGACAGCACGGTCGAACACATCATCGACGAACTCCGACAGGTCGCCCACGAGGTCGACGGCGACATCGTCCAGAAGGGCGACGACCAGATCATCGTCACGCCGACGAGCGTCTCTATCAACCGCACCAAGCTCGGTCGGTGA
- a CDS encoding DUF2171 domain-containing protein produces the protein MVTDHSQPTDEDTGKSVVDSTGQEVGIVNAVEGGTIHVETDPGLTDSIKATLGWGDTEGTQTIDASHVAEITDDAVHLAADDPVEDVATSETAGTEGTGADGTVPGDTGTGTGHEDESTDRNDLPPEQRRDDPVDGDLSGDETAAEMDDAGDVTDQRTTGERGASGMTDEGVSERDADRASDEMGVPAGEDDPEGSMEGRNANERPPGTEDTPGRQDVQNEQVDDRHGSEDVQDPVPDEPRDAEDVQDTAADLNPESEADPEDQPSTSEAATRGAEEDADLGREDDEDRT, from the coding sequence ATGGTAACCGACCACAGCCAGCCGACCGACGAGGACACCGGCAAGAGCGTCGTCGATTCGACCGGTCAAGAGGTCGGGATCGTCAACGCCGTCGAGGGCGGGACGATCCACGTCGAGACCGACCCCGGTCTGACCGACAGTATCAAGGCGACGCTCGGCTGGGGCGACACCGAGGGTACCCAGACGATCGACGCCTCCCATGTCGCCGAGATCACCGACGATGCCGTCCATCTCGCTGCCGACGACCCGGTCGAGGACGTCGCCACGAGCGAGACGGCCGGGACCGAGGGAACCGGGGCGGACGGAACAGTTCCCGGCGATACCGGTACCGGAACCGGCCACGAGGACGAATCGACCGATAGGAACGACCTTCCGCCCGAACAGCGCCGCGACGACCCGGTCGATGGCGACCTCTCGGGCGACGAGACCGCAGCCGAGATGGACGACGCCGGCGACGTCACTGACCAGCGGACCACCGGCGAGCGCGGCGCGAGCGGGATGACCGACGAGGGCGTCTCCGAGCGCGACGCGGACCGGGCGAGCGACGAGATGGGTGTTCCCGCGGGCGAGGACGACCCGGAGGGATCGATGGAGGGACGGAACGCAAACGAGCGCCCACCGGGCACGGAGGACACCCCCGGCCGCCAGGACGTCCAAAACGAGCAGGTCGACGACCGCCACGGGAGCGAGGACGTCCAAGATCCGGTTCCCGACGAGCCCCGTGACGCCGAGGACGTCCAGGACACCGCCGCCGACCTCAACCCCGAATCGGAGGCCGACCCCGAGGACCAGCCCTCGACGAGCGAGGCCGCCACCCGCGGGGCCGAGGAGGACGCCGATCTGGGTCGGGAGGACGACGAGGACCGGACCTAG
- a CDS encoding universal stress protein, with protein sequence MAIETIVLAIGQEDEDRAKRLAETAIEVADPTGAHVVLSHVFSDQEFDEVIDRLDFDASENPDPSAVAARHVTTRTVAQSLDATDVDYEIRGSVGDRGEAIVELAKAVEADRIIVGGRRRSPTGKAVFGSTAQEVLLSAPCPVTFVRD encoded by the coding sequence ATGGCCATCGAAACGATCGTCTTAGCCATCGGCCAAGAGGACGAGGACAGAGCGAAGCGACTCGCCGAGACCGCGATCGAGGTCGCCGATCCGACCGGGGCCCACGTCGTGCTCTCGCACGTGTTCAGCGACCAGGAGTTCGACGAGGTAATCGACCGTCTCGACTTCGATGCGAGCGAGAACCCCGATCCGAGCGCCGTCGCCGCTCGGCACGTAACGACACGCACGGTCGCCCAGTCGCTTGATGCGACCGACGTCGACTACGAGATCCGCGGGTCGGTCGGCGACCGCGGCGAGGCGATCGTCGAACTGGCGAAGGCGGTCGAGGCCGACCGAATCATCGTCGGGGGCCGTCGGCGCAGCCCCACGGGCAAGGCCGTTTTCGGCAGCACCGCACAGGAAGTGTTGCTGTCTGCGCCCTGTCCGGTCACGTTCGTCCGGGACTGA
- a CDS encoding DUF7562 family protein, with the protein MWGPRKQGQRTVTCIACGDAVRRSDAREYDKYGDRWDRDGKEFEHLCKDCYRDLCHQPRAELEGLLVEINAGTHSQSEFLSWYCALVDERYGSPSEHERER; encoded by the coding sequence ATGTGGGGCCCCCGCAAACAGGGCCAACGGACGGTCACCTGTATCGCCTGTGGAGATGCCGTTCGACGGTCCGACGCCCGCGAGTACGACAAATACGGGGACCGGTGGGACCGGGACGGAAAGGAGTTCGAGCACCTCTGTAAGGACTGTTATCGCGACCTCTGTCACCAGCCGCGGGCGGAGCTAGAGGGACTGCTCGTCGAGATCAACGCGGGAACCCACTCCCAGTCGGAGTTCCTGTCGTGGTACTGTGCGCTCGTCGACGAACGCTACGGCTCACCCTCGGAGCACGAACGCGAACGCTAA
- a CDS encoding glycoside hydrolase family 3 protein, with amino-acid sequence MDRVNRLVDELTLAEKLRLVRGAEDPEETATGYVPGVERLDVPPFRLVDGPLGVRAEGERSTAFPASLSLAATFDPDLAREQGAATAREAKAHGQDALLAPGMNLLRVPGCGRNFEYFAEDSHLAARFAGEFVAGIEGENVVATAKHYVANNQETDRTAVSAEVGERALRELYLPAFRAAVEAGAGSVMTAYNRVNGTHMSDHRRLLTDVLKDEWGFDGYVVSDWYGVESTVGAANAGLDMEMPGVPVSVPEDEEIDMSSIDGIPDGTKAGLFGEALAEAVESGAVPEERLDDMVRRILGVMARTGALEGERDDGALDTPEHRALAERVAARGTVLLENDGVLPLDDHVDIAVIGPNVDEPKLGGGGSSETTPFRSVAPRAGVENRAEGTVTVERGIAEIEDVSLFDLLPFVDGGHGGDGTDETDEVRPEPSLSDAVAAAEAADVAVVFVRDATTEGRDRESLRLPGEQDALVEAVAEANDRTVVVINSGGPVEVSWREEVAAILEAWYPGQADGDAVASVLYGDRDSAGRLPVTFGAEDDYPATGAERYPGVENEARYDEGVFVGYRAFDAADTDPTYPFGHGESYAEFRYGEAEIRGSTVEVDVENVSDRAGREVIQAYVRPRPHPGRSSGPFGSSPGSSRSGSTPGSPNGSRWSSTSARSPGTTPRRGGRPIQEPTLSRWAAPRGTSGRRRSSSGRVLGGGGATELGNRSRKTGEG; translated from the coding sequence ATGGACCGCGTCAACCGACTCGTAGACGAACTGACGCTCGCGGAGAAACTGCGGCTCGTCCGCGGGGCCGAGGACCCAGAAGAAACGGCAACGGGCTACGTCCCGGGCGTCGAACGCCTCGACGTCCCGCCGTTCAGGCTCGTGGACGGACCACTCGGCGTGCGCGCGGAGGGGGAGCGCTCGACTGCGTTTCCCGCCTCGCTCTCGCTCGCGGCGACGTTCGACCCCGACCTCGCGCGCGAACAGGGAGCGGCGACGGCCCGCGAGGCCAAAGCCCACGGACAGGACGCCCTGCTCGCACCCGGCATGAACCTGCTCCGGGTGCCGGGCTGTGGGCGGAACTTCGAATACTTCGCCGAGGATTCCCACCTCGCCGCGCGCTTCGCCGGGGAGTTCGTCGCCGGGATCGAGGGCGAAAACGTGGTTGCCACGGCGAAACACTACGTCGCGAACAACCAGGAGACCGATCGGACGGCAGTCAGCGCCGAGGTCGGCGAACGGGCGCTTCGCGAGCTCTACCTGCCGGCGTTCCGAGCGGCCGTCGAGGCCGGCGCCGGCTCGGTGATGACCGCCTACAACCGGGTGAACGGCACGCACATGAGCGACCACCGGCGGCTACTGACCGACGTGCTCAAGGACGAATGGGGGTTCGACGGCTACGTCGTCTCCGACTGGTACGGGGTCGAGAGCACCGTCGGCGCGGCGAACGCCGGCCTCGACATGGAGATGCCCGGCGTCCCGGTGAGCGTGCCCGAGGACGAGGAGATCGACATGAGCTCGATCGACGGGATCCCGGACGGGACGAAGGCCGGGCTGTTCGGCGAGGCGCTCGCCGAGGCCGTCGAGAGCGGGGCCGTCCCCGAGGAGCGCCTCGACGACATGGTTCGACGAATCCTCGGCGTGATGGCCCGGACGGGAGCCCTCGAGGGCGAGCGCGACGACGGGGCGCTCGATACCCCCGAACACCGCGCCCTTGCCGAGCGGGTCGCCGCCCGCGGGACGGTCCTGCTGGAGAACGACGGCGTCCTCCCGCTCGACGACCACGTGGATATCGCCGTGATCGGCCCCAACGTCGACGAGCCGAAACTGGGCGGCGGGGGCTCCTCGGAGACGACGCCGTTTCGCTCGGTCGCCCCGCGAGCGGGCGTCGAAAACCGGGCCGAGGGGACGGTGACCGTCGAGCGGGGGATCGCCGAGATCGAGGACGTCTCGTTGTTCGACCTCCTGCCCTTCGTCGACGGCGGCCACGGCGGGGACGGAACAGACGAAACGGACGAGGTGCGCCCGGAGCCCTCGCTGTCCGACGCGGTCGCGGCCGCGGAGGCGGCCGACGTCGCGGTAGTGTTCGTCCGCGACGCCACGACCGAGGGCCGGGATCGCGAGAGCCTCCGGCTGCCGGGCGAACAGGACGCGCTCGTCGAGGCCGTCGCCGAGGCCAACGACCGCACGGTCGTCGTGATCAACTCGGGCGGGCCCGTCGAGGTGTCCTGGCGCGAGGAGGTCGCGGCGATCCTGGAGGCGTGGTATCCCGGCCAGGCCGACGGGGACGCAGTCGCGTCGGTGCTCTACGGCGATCGGGACTCCGCGGGGCGGCTCCCGGTCACCTTCGGTGCCGAGGACGACTACCCGGCCACCGGCGCGGAGCGGTATCCGGGCGTTGAGAACGAGGCGCGCTACGACGAGGGGGTGTTCGTGGGCTATCGGGCCTTCGACGCCGCCGACACCGATCCCACCTACCCCTTTGGCCACGGCGAGTCCTACGCCGAGTTCCGCTACGGCGAGGCGGAAATCAGGGGTTCGACCGTCGAGGTCGACGTAGAGAACGTCTCGGATCGGGCGGGCCGCGAGGTTATCCAAGCGTACGTCCGGCCCCGGCCGCACCCGGGAAGATCGAGCGGCCCGTTCGGGAGCTCGCCGGGTTCGAGTCGGTCGGGATCGACGCCGGGGAGTCCGAACGGATCGAGGTGGAGCTCGACGAGCGCGCGTTCGCCCGGTACGACCCCGAGGAGGGGTGGACGACCGATTCAGGAACCTACACTGTCGAGGTGGGCCGCTCCTCGCGGGACGTCCGGGCGACGGCGGAGTTCGAGCGGTAGGGTTCTCGGGGGAGGGGGAGCGACAGAGTTAGGGAACCGCTCGCGAAAAACGGGGGAAGGATGA
- a CDS encoding NifU family protein, whose amino-acid sequence MSIDTDEPEVAETEEALRSKVETWLAKQMPIIQMHGGTSAVRKADPGGEVIVELGGGCRGCEISDVTTGNIEAELLQWPEIEELTVRAPDAGESFGVDQPDSIMGIDRTEGGRGF is encoded by the coding sequence ATGAGCATCGACACCGACGAGCCCGAGGTGGCCGAAACCGAGGAGGCCCTCAGATCGAAAGTCGAGACGTGGCTCGCAAAACAGATGCCGATCATCCAGATGCACGGGGGGACCAGCGCCGTCCGCAAGGCCGACCCCGGCGGGGAGGTGATCGTGGAACTCGGCGGCGGGTGTCGAGGCTGTGAGATCAGCGACGTCACCACGGGCAACATCGAGGCCGAGTTGCTCCAGTGGCCCGAGATCGAGGAACTCACCGTCCGCGCGCCCGACGCCGGCGAGAGTTTCGGGGTCGATCAGCCCGACAGTATCATGGGCATCGACCGGACAGAGGGCGGCCGGGGCTTTTGA
- a CDS encoding RNB domain-containing ribonuclease — protein MSDAQSEAGTVEGQGPVEIDEQLARHLENKREELFEKFEIPDAFPAEVLEEAETRTEDIQSEIQSEVDERRDLRDLTTWTTDPIDAQDFDDAISIEEREDEYVLWVHIADVTHYVTPETSMWTSAVERANTVYLPAYTVHMLPPTLAETVCSLVPNEDRLAHTVEMHLGKENLGYETIEIYKSVIESDERLTYTQAEQRLEEPDAPLHEECSLVYELADRMHEQRKEDGSLVLNPARDRAHTIIEECMLKANKAVTHELMWGRGVEAMYRVHPQPSPEEWDKALQEIQELDGVSIPGEAWDDPRKAVNATLEEAPERQLGKIQWAVMKVMPRAQYMNDPFGGHHALNFEIYGHFTSPIRRLSDLINHWIVHTNDVPEDLVALCDRASERQKAAERCEREYKKFLEEVGLDPNAVNNRGIEVVEET, from the coding sequence ATGAGCGACGCCCAGTCGGAGGCGGGCACCGTCGAGGGCCAGGGCCCCGTCGAGATCGACGAGCAACTCGCGCGCCACCTCGAGAACAAGCGCGAGGAGCTCTTCGAGAAGTTCGAGATCCCCGACGCGTTCCCGGCCGAGGTCCTCGAGGAAGCCGAGACCCGCACCGAGGACATCCAAAGCGAGATACAATCGGAGGTCGACGAGCGCCGGGACCTGCGCGATCTCACCACGTGGACGACCGATCCGATCGACGCCCAGGACTTCGACGACGCCATCTCCATCGAGGAGCGCGAGGACGAATACGTGCTGTGGGTCCACATCGCGGACGTCACCCACTATGTCACCCCCGAGACCTCGATGTGGACCTCGGCGGTCGAGCGGGCAAACACCGTCTACCTACCGGCGTACACGGTCCATATGCTGCCGCCGACCCTCGCCGAGACCGTCTGTTCTTTGGTCCCGAACGAGGACCGACTGGCCCACACCGTCGAGATGCACCTCGGAAAGGAGAACTTGGGCTACGAGACGATCGAGATCTACAAGTCCGTCATCGAATCGGACGAGCGGCTGACTTACACACAGGCAGAACAGCGCCTCGAGGAGCCCGACGCGCCGCTTCACGAGGAGTGTTCGCTCGTCTACGAGCTGGCCGACCGGATGCACGAGCAGCGGAAGGAAGACGGGTCGCTCGTCCTCAATCCGGCACGCGATCGCGCCCACACGATCATCGAGGAATGTATGCTCAAGGCCAACAAGGCGGTGACCCACGAACTGATGTGGGGCCGTGGCGTCGAGGCGATGTACCGCGTTCACCCCCAGCCGAGCCCCGAGGAATGGGACAAGGCCCTCCAGGAGATCCAAGAACTCGACGGCGTGTCGATCCCCGGCGAGGCATGGGACGACCCCCGCAAGGCGGTCAACGCCACTTTGGAGGAGGCACCGGAACGCCAACTGGGCAAGATCCAGTGGGCGGTGATGAAGGTGATGCCACGGGCCCAGTACATGAACGATCCCTTCGGCGGACACCACGCGTTGAACTTCGAGATCTATGGCCACTTCACCAGCCCCATTCGACGACTCAGCGACCTGATCAACCACTGGATCGTCCATACCAACGACGTCCCCGAGGATCTCGTCGCGCTCTGTGATCGGGCCTCCGAGCGCCAGAAAGCCGCCGAACGGTGCGAGCGCGAGTACAAGAAGTTCCTCGAGGAGGTCGGACTCGATCCCAACGCAGTCAACAACCGCGGGATCGAGGTCGTCGAGGAGACGTAG